GGTGCTACTAAATTAATAGAATGCACGGTTATGAATGTACCTGGAGAAAAGGAAGGTGAAATTCTAGGTAAATCTGTAATATGTTCAAGTCTTGTAAAAACTGCTTTATTTGGACGAAATGCCAATTGGGGCAGAATATTAGATGCTATTGGATATTCTGGAGTGGACTTTGATATAAATAAACTGGAAGTATCCATGGAAAGTTCAAAGGGGAGTATATTGGTATTTAAAAATGGTAATCCTGTAGATTTTTCAATTGAAAAATCTGTAGACATACTTTCAGAAAATACAGTAGGCATAGTTTTAAATTTTAACTCTGGGAATTACAGTGTATGCTGCTGGGGATGTGATTTAACTTATGATTATGTAAAGATTAATGGAAGCTATATGTCTTAAGGGAGGTACGGGAGGAATTGAATTATAATGAGGTGGCAAAAATATTAGCGGAATCACTGCCATATATTCAAAAATACAGAGGAAAAACAATAGTTGTTAAGTATGGTGGCAGTGCTATGTTGGATGAACAGCTTAAAAAATATGTTATAAATGATTTAGTACTTATGAAATGTGTGGGAATAAATTTAGTAGTTGTTCATGGAGGAGGTCCATTTATTTCTTCTTATTTAAAAAAGTTAAACAAGGAAAGTATTTTTATAGATGGATTAAGATATACAGATGAAGAAACTATGGATGTAGTTCAGATGGTACTTAGTGGAAAGGTAAATAAAGATCTGGTAAAATTAATTCAAAGTTATGGTGGAAAAGCCCTTGGACTTTGTGGAATAGATGGAGCTATGATAAAAGCTGAAAAAATCTCCAAAGGCGTAGATTTGGGAAAAGTAGGAGAGATAACAGATATAAATACTGAAATCATTATAAGTTCTATAGATAATGGATATATTCCTGTAATAAGCAGTATAGCTCTTGGGGATGATAACGAAACCTATAATATAAATGCAGATACATGTACCTTTAAAATTGCGGCAGCTCTAAAAGCACAAAATTTAATACTTCTTACAGACGTACCTGGAGTTATGAGGGACATAGATGATAACTCCACTTTAATTTCAGAATTAAGGTTAAAGGATATTAAAGCTCTGTATGAAGATAATATTATAAAAGGAGGGATGTTGCCAAAAATTAATTGTTGTGTTGAGGCCATTAAGTCGGGAGTTAAGAGTGCACACATTATTGACGGTAGAGTACCTCATTGTCTTCTTGTGGAATTATTTTCAAAAGAAGGTATAGGAACTATGATTTATTAGGAGGAGATTAATTTGGATTATTTAAATTATGCAAAAGAATATCTTATGAATACTTATAACCATCTTCCTGTGGTATTCACTCACGGAGAAGGGTGTAAGTTATTTGATACGGATAATAAGGAATATCTGGATTTTACATCAGGTATTGGCGTAATGTCTCTAGGCTATGGAAATAAGAACTGGATTAAAGCTGTAGAAGCCCAACTGGAAAAAGTAGTTCATACTTCTAATATATTTTTGAATATTCCTGTATTGGAACTAGCCAAAAAATTTACTGAAATTTCAAATATGACTAAAGTGTTTTTTTGTAATTCTGGTGCAGAAGCTAATGAAGGAGCCATAAAATTAGCAAGAAAGTATAGTTTTGATAAACATGGAAAGGCTAGAAATACTATACTTACATTGAAAAAGAGTTTTCATGGAAGAACTATA
This genomic interval from Clostridium kluyveri contains the following:
- the argB gene encoding acetylglutamate kinase; protein product: MNYNEVAKILAESLPYIQKYRGKTIVVKYGGSAMLDEQLKKYVINDLVLMKCVGINLVVVHGGGPFISSYLKKLNKESIFIDGLRYTDEETMDVVQMVLSGKVNKDLVKLIQSYGGKALGLCGIDGAMIKAEKISKGVDLGKVGEITDINTEIIISSIDNGYIPVISSIALGDDNETYNINADTCTFKIAAALKAQNLILLTDVPGVMRDIDDNSTLISELRLKDIKALYEDNIIKGGMLPKINCCVEAIKSGVKSAHIIDGRVPHCLLVELFSKEGIGTMIY